From a region of the Brevibacterium siliguriense genome:
- the murC gene encoding UDP-N-acetylmuramate--L-alanine ligase, translating to MTSANTSPENIVPVGGLGAVHFIGIGGSGMSGIARIMVMNGVEVTGSDAKESNVVDVLRTLGAKVTIGHSADNLGEADTLVISSAIRKDNPELVEAQRRGLRILHRSGALASLMVDRRAVAVAGTHGKTTTTSMTTVALQACGVDPSFVIGGVLSTTGTNAHLGTGDVFVAEADESDGSFLLYEPAIGILTNVEADHLDHYGTPEKVREAFIEFCDGIQTRGGTIIACADDPGSLDVALHSRSQGADVVLYGTSEDADIVLRDLDSGIGSTFILDLPGRDEALPVELRQPGMHNALNATAAIAVAHSLGADVERAATGLAGYGGTRRRFEERGIAAGVRVIDDYAHHPTEVRAVLSAARGVVTDGGRVWAIFQPHLYSRTMEFREEFGQALGLADEVVVLDVFPAREDPVPGVTGALISDRVPHENVTFLESFAEAVPFVAARVQPGDLVLTVGAGDVTILGPELLSALES from the coding sequence ATGACCTCTGCGAACACAAGCCCCGAGAACATCGTTCCCGTCGGCGGCCTCGGAGCCGTCCACTTCATCGGCATCGGCGGATCGGGTATGTCCGGAATCGCCCGGATCATGGTCATGAACGGAGTCGAAGTCACCGGATCGGACGCGAAGGAATCCAACGTCGTCGACGTCCTGCGCACACTGGGCGCCAAAGTCACGATCGGACATTCGGCGGACAACCTCGGCGAGGCCGACACCCTCGTCATCTCCTCAGCCATCCGCAAGGACAACCCCGAACTCGTCGAAGCACAGCGACGGGGGCTGCGCATCCTCCACCGCTCCGGAGCACTCGCTTCGCTCATGGTCGACCGCCGGGCCGTGGCCGTGGCCGGCACCCATGGGAAGACTACGACCACCTCGATGACCACCGTGGCGCTCCAGGCCTGCGGAGTCGACCCGTCCTTCGTCATCGGGGGAGTGCTGTCGACGACGGGCACGAACGCCCACCTGGGCACCGGCGACGTCTTCGTCGCCGAAGCGGACGAATCCGACGGCTCGTTCCTCCTCTACGAACCGGCCATCGGCATCCTCACGAACGTCGAAGCCGACCACCTCGACCACTACGGAACCCCGGAGAAGGTGCGAGAAGCCTTCATCGAATTCTGCGACGGCATCCAGACCCGCGGCGGAACGATCATCGCCTGCGCCGACGACCCGGGATCCCTCGACGTCGCCCTGCACTCCCGCAGCCAGGGGGCCGACGTCGTCCTCTACGGCACCTCCGAGGACGCCGATATCGTGCTGCGTGACCTCGACTCCGGAATCGGCTCGACCTTCATCCTCGACCTGCCCGGCCGTGACGAAGCGCTGCCGGTCGAACTGCGGCAGCCGGGAATGCACAACGCGCTCAACGCCACCGCCGCGATCGCCGTGGCGCACAGCCTGGGTGCCGATGTCGAACGCGCCGCCACCGGACTCGCCGGCTACGGAGGCACCCGACGCCGCTTCGAAGAACGCGGAATCGCCGCCGGAGTGCGCGTCATCGACGACTACGCCCACCACCCCACCGAGGTGCGCGCCGTGCTCAGCGCCGCCCGTGGAGTCGTCACCGATGGCGGACGGGTGTGGGCGATCTTCCAGCCGCACCTGTACTCGCGGACGATGGAATTCCGCGAGGAGTTCGGACAGGCCCTCGGCCTTGCCGATGAGGTCGTCGTCCTCGACGTCTTCCCTGCACGCGAAGATCCCGTACCGGGAGTCACCGGCGCGCTCATCTCGGACCGGGTCCCGCACGAGAACGTGACCTTCCTCGAGTCCTTCGCCGAGGCGGTCCCCTTCGTCGCAGCCCGTGTGCAGCCCGGTGATCTCGTACTCACCGTCGGAGCCGGTGACGTGACGATCCTCGGACCCGAGCTGTTGAGCGCACTGGAGAGCTGA